GAACCCATAAAAGTTTTGATTGTTGACGGTCAGAACAACCACGCGCAATGGCCAAAGACAACGCATATGCTTGCTATTCATCTGAAAGAAAGTGGTTTGTTTACTGTTGATATTTATCGTTCTGCATATACTTGGAAAGGAGAAGAATTTCTTTCTAAATATCCTGTAGAGAAAAAAACGACCCCGTTGGAAAAACCCAAATCTGACCCAAACTTTGCGCCAGATTTCTCTAAATATGACGTAGTCATTAACAATTTTGGGTGGAATGCGGCGGAATGGCCAGAAGAAACCAAGCGCTCCTTGGAAAAGTACATGGAGAATGGTGGCGGGTTGGTTGTTTTTCATGCTGCGGACAATTCTTTTCCAAAATGGGAAGCGTATAATAAAATGATAGGCCTTGGTGGCTGGGGAGATCGCACCGAAAAAGACGGTCCATATGTCTATTATGATGACAATGGAGAACTAAGAAGAGATTTAAGTCCAGGTCCGGCGGGTGCCCATGGACCCCAAAGCGAATATCAAGTGCAGTTACGAAATAGCGAACATCCAATTACCAAGGGAATGCCAGAAGTATGGTTACATACCAAAGATGAGTTATATAATAGCTTGCGAGGACCTGCGGAAAACATGGAGGTTTTGGCAACGGCGTACGCAGACCCTAATAATAAAGGTACTGGTAGGCACGAACCTGCACTTATGACCTTGACCTATGGGAAGGGACGTATTTTTCATAATATCATGGGGCATGCGGATTATTCCGTTGCCTGTGTCGGATTCATTACTACCATGCTTCGTGGTGCGGAATGGGCGGCCACAGGAAAAGTTACTCAAGAGATTCCAAAAGATTTTCCAACCGCAGATAAGGTAAGCTCTAGAACATTTCCGAATAACTAAAACTACGCAACGGTTCATACGATATTTTGACCGTATTAAGAATAACATGAATTTATCACTTATGCAGTTAACATTAAGCATACCCGCTTTACTATTTCCGGCCATTTCTTTGACCATGCTTGCTTATAATGCACGCTATTTGGCCATTGCCGCGTTGATCAGACAGCTTTATGAAAAGTATCAAGAAAGTTCTTCTGGCCCGTTAGAACAACAAATAAACCAACTACGTAAAAGGCTAGGCATTATAAAAAGCATGCAGGCTACGGCAATCTTTAGCTTTTTACTGGCCGTAATTACCATGTCGCTTATTTATATGGAATTCAATTTTTGGGCCGATGTTATCTTTGGAATTAGCCTCATTGCTCTTATACTCTCATTGATATTATCGTTGATTGAAGTTCAACTGTCTACAAAGGCATTGG
This genomic window from Maribacter sp. MJ134 contains:
- a CDS encoding ThuA domain-containing protein, giving the protein MKRIIILVFAISFSQAHISCAKSKEPIKVLIVDGQNNHAQWPKTTHMLAIHLKESGLFTVDIYRSAYTWKGEEFLSKYPVEKKTTPLEKPKSDPNFAPDFSKYDVVINNFGWNAAEWPEETKRSLEKYMENGGGLVVFHAADNSFPKWEAYNKMIGLGGWGDRTEKDGPYVYYDDNGELRRDLSPGPAGAHGPQSEYQVQLRNSEHPITKGMPEVWLHTKDELYNSLRGPAENMEVLATAYADPNNKGTGRHEPALMTLTYGKGRIFHNIMGHADYSVACVGFITTMLRGAEWAATGKVTQEIPKDFPTADKVSSRTFPNN
- a CDS encoding DUF2721 domain-containing protein, which gives rise to MQLTLSIPALLFPAISLTMLAYNARYLAIAALIRQLYEKYQESSSGPLEQQINQLRKRLGIIKSMQATAIFSFLLAVITMSLIYMEFNFWADVIFGISLIALILSLILSLIEVQLSTKALEIQLKNMEA